The Chitiniphilus purpureus sequence ATCCCAATAAGCCATTGTCCCCGCCGCAAGTATCCCTAGCCCCTTCCCAATTCCTTTCATTAGGATGGACATCAAACTTGTCCAGCCTTGCCCAAGGCGCAATGTCGTGGTGGGTATTTTAGCCACCACCGTGCCCAGTGCTTCGGCGATGGTACCGCCAAAGGCCGCCCAGCCGGCAAGGTGCCGCGCGCGGTTTTCGTCCAGATCCCGCCCGGTCTTGACCGATTTTTCCAGATCGCTGGTCAAACTGCCCAGTGCGGCCCATTGCGCCAAGGCGGCCAGCGCGCTGAAGCCCAGCGGCAAGTGGCCCTTGGCCCAGATGGCGGCGCGGTTCAGGCCGTTGCGCCAGCGCCCCGGGTTCAGTGCACGCAGATCAGCCACCCCAAGCGTCTTGGCCATTGCCACCGATTTGGCGCGCGGCTTCAAACCGCTTTGCACTGCCTTGAGTTCGTCCAGGTTCAACATCACCAGGAAGCGTTTCTTGCGCGTGCCTTCCAGCGATACGCCATCCACTTCCAGGCTGCGCAGGTGCCGGTTCAGCGCAGCCTTGAGCCCGTGCGGCGGCAGCGCCTCGCCGCGGGCCTTGATCAGTTCCTCGGCCAGATAGGATTGGAAGTCGCGCATGCTGCCGGTGAATTCCAGCCGCACGATGGCGGACTTGCTGACGACGCCCATGGCCACCAGCCCCTGCGGCAGTGCGCCGGCTTCGGCACAGGCCTTGAGCTTGTTCAGCGCGGTGCTGCCAGCCTGGACGATGAAGCGGCCCAGGATGTCGCTCTCGTTCTCCATGACCCGATCGAGTGCGCCGCCAACGCTGGCGATCATGCCGTCCCAGGGCAGCTTGGCCGGATCGATGTTGACCTGAGCGCCCTTGCTGATGATGCTGGCCAGTTGCTGCTGGTTGAGTACCAGTGCCCGCAGCAGCAGGTTCCGCTGGTCTTCCAGCGAGCCGTCCATCCACTCGTCGTAAAGATCGAAGCAGGCCTGCTTGTCCTGAGTGTCGGCAATGCACAGCGATACCGTGGCGAGATAGACCTTGCCGCTGTCCAGGTTGGTCTCGTCGAAGTTGCATTGGAAGCTCTGCGCCATGCGTTGGCTTTTCATCCATGCGGCATGGGCGACGGCGAGCGGCGCAATGCGAGTGCGATCGAATTCGGCCAGTTGCTCGGTGAACTCGCGTTGAAACTGCTGGCGGGCGGCCTCGCTGTAGCTGTCGCGGTACTTCTGCCATGCCTCCTGCTGATACTCCCGCACCATGGTTGACGAGGGGTTGCGGGTGCGCAGGTAGTACGCCTCATCGAATTGCGCTGGCACATAGGCGGGGTAGGAGAGGCCCCCCTGCGTGGCCCGCTGGCGCGCGTTGAAATCGGCGTCGCGGATCGCCTTGTCCTTGGCCTGTTCGTAAATGGCGGTGCGCAGGTCGCCGATGGTTGCGCTGATGGTCAGCTTGCGGCTACGGGCCGGTTGCTGCATGAAGGCATTGAGCGAACTGGTCATCAGCGCTGCCAGGTCCATGGCCAGGCCAGCCGGATCATTCAGTGCCAGGAACACCCCTTTGCCGCGGTTCAGATTCTCGAAGGCGTGGATCAGCCCAGCGGACTGCCCGCTGCGCGCATTGAACTGTGCCGGGCTGA is a genomic window containing:
- a CDS encoding T6SS effector BTH_I2691 family protein, whose amino-acid sequence is MSECQTKCKMCDKRGLPILLTRYAIAPHDAGAPAVQGGFSVTDQGGAKIDLQGAAQYTQRLLRSGYLYMYDEKRNRWHGYFITPDGYYMPFDMPKAGPTPPAIKGDPKKIVPCNPAKNGIIAGCITLSTPTEAGKVWFGFSDVEWTQAVWQRHQSADYRKRHMREFDVAKWLGSGAHNHACGIHLHAGYIAEYAKGARKQAFAFSPAQFNARSGQSAGLIHAFENLNRGKGVFLALNDPAGLAMDLAALMTSSLNAFMQQPARSRKLTISATIGDLRTAIYEQAKDKAIRDADFNARQRATQGGLSYPAYVPAQFDEAYYLRTRNPSSTMVREYQQEAWQKYRDSYSEAARQQFQREFTEQLAEFDRTRIAPLAVAHAAWMKSQRMAQSFQCNFDETNLDSGKVYLATVSLCIADTQDKQACFDLYDEWMDGSLEDQRNLLLRALVLNQQQLASIISKGAQVNIDPAKLPWDGMIASVGGALDRVMENESDILGRFIVQAGSTALNKLKACAEAGALPQGLVAMGVVSKSAIVRLEFTGSMRDFQSYLAEELIKARGEALPPHGLKAALNRHLRSLEVDGVSLEGTRKKRFLVMLNLDELKAVQSGLKPRAKSVAMAKTLGVADLRALNPGRWRNGLNRAAIWAKGHLPLGFSALAALAQWAALGSLTSDLEKSVKTGRDLDENRARHLAGWAAFGGTIAEALGTVVAKIPTTTLRLGQGWTSLMSILMKGIGKGLGILAAGTMAYWDVKKGVSEMQSGKQGLGMLYLASAGFGLGAAIILLLPFAWATLVGFILIALVLCIAVLIEFIKPNPIQEWLEGCIFGKDTFKTLDAEMRALKAISE